The genomic interval GGGCCCGTCCGGGTGGTCCCGGTGGATCAGCTCGTCCAGGAGCCCCTCCCCCGGCTCCCCCCGCTTGCGGTCGATCAGGGCGCCCAGATAGCCCTCCAGCTCGATCCGGGCCTTGTCCACGTCGGCCGCGCCCGGGCCCCGCAGGAGCCGTCGCGAGCAGCCCTCGAAGAACTCGTGGTCGGCGTACGGAACACCGAGGAGCGCGCAGATCACCATGGACGGCACCGGCAGTGCGAAGTCGGCGACCAGCTCGGACGGCGGCCCCTGCCGCTCCATCGCATCCAGCAGACCGTCCACCGTCTCCTGGATGCGGGGGCGCAGCGCGGCGATCCGCTTCACGGAGAAGCTCGGGATGAGCATCCTGCGCTGGGCGTTGTGCTCGGGGTCGTCGACGCCGAGCAGAGCGACGCGCCGCCGCTGCACCTGCGCGAACCGCTCGGCCGGAACGGGGAAGTCGGGATGGGTGCGATCGGTGGACAGTCGCGGATCCGCGAGGAGCCGGCGGGCCAGGGCGTGGCCGGTGACCGCCCAGACCGGACGTCCGTCGAAGAGGGTGACCCGGCTCAACGGCCTTTCCGCGCGCAGCGGTTCGTACCCGGCGGGCGGGTGGTAGGGGCACTCGCGGTCCTGCGGGAACGGTGTCGCGGAGGTCGGTTGGATCGAAGGGCTGGTGAGAGCGGGGTCCTGGCGGGCCGGTTCCGTCGTGGATTGCGTCATTGGAGCGGTCGCCTCGCAGTGCTCGGTGATAGGTACGGAGCGGGTCGCTCCGCCCCTCACACAATTGGATGCCCCAGGCACCTATTGGGTCGACGTCCGGACCGGCCACATCGCGGGATCGCGGGATCTGGCCGGTGCCTTTCGCACACGGTCGAACGGTTTCGCATCCGCTCAGGTCCAGCGGGTGCGGCGGAGCGGCATCGGAGCGAGCACCGCCCCTTCCGCGGCCGGAACCGTTCACCGCGGCGTCCGGAACCTTGCCGTCGGCCAGGTCGTCCACGATCGACGGAGGCGCACGCGTGCTTTCCGTGCCGCGGGGCGACGCCTCGGCCGGAGGTGTCGGGTCACGCCGTCACTCTGGCGATGAACGCCTCGACGTTCACCACGGTTCGCTCGATCTGCTGCTCCAGGGTGAGGGACTCGCGGAGCCGCGACCCGACGCCCGCGTCCTTCTTCCCGCGCACGTAGAGCGAGCAGGCGAGATCGCTGCACATGTAGGCGCCGACCGAGTTGCCCTGCTGGCCCGCCTTTCCGGCCCTGGGGGCCACCAGCAGGGAGACGCCGCCGGTGTGGACGGTCACGCACAGCGAACACATGCTGCGGCGGGTCTGCCAGGACCCGGCGTCGGAGGAGCGCAGTTGGATGCCGACGGGACCCTCGCCCGAGGCGAGCACCAGATAGGCCCGGTCGGGGGCCTGCGGGTCGCGCCAGCCCAGGAAGTCCAGGTCGGCCCAGGGCCGGTCGGCGAGGTCGCGGGGGACGGAGAGGCGCTTGGCCTCGCCCTTCGTGCAGTTCACGAAGGCGGTACGGATCTCTTGTTCGGTCAGAGGCTTCATGGAACTCACGCTAATTTGCCTAATCTCATTAGGCAAACATATATTCTCTTAGGCAATCGCAGGTGGGCGTTCGGAGGGTCGCATGGCACGAGCAGGAGTGGCCGCGGAGCGCGTCGTACGGGCGGGGGCCGAGCTGGCGGACGAGATCGGCTTCGAGCAGGTGACCCCGTCGGAGCTCGCCCGGAAGCTGGGCATCAGGACCGCGAGCCTGTACTCGCACGTCAAGAACGCCCATGACCTCAAGACGAAGATCGCCCTGCTGGCCCTGGAGGAACTCGCCGACCAGGCGTCGGCGGCACTCGCGGGGCGGGCGGGCCGGGACGCGCTCGGCGCCTTCGCCAACGCCTACCGCGACTACGCCCTCCAGCACCCGGGGCGCTTCGCCGCGGCCGGGTTCCGGCTCGACGCGGACGCCGCGGCCGCGAGCGCCGGCGTCCAGCACTCCCGGATGATGCGGGCGATCCTGCGTGGCTACGAGCTGACCGAGCTCCAGCAGACCCACGCGGTGCGGCTCCTGGGCAGCGTCTTCAGCGGTTACGTGGGGCTGGAGACGGCCGGCGGTTTTCGCCACAGCTCCCCCGACTCCCAGGAGAGCTGGACGGAGATCCTCGACGCGCTCGACTCCCTGCTGCGCAGTTGGCCCGCCCCTCCTGACCCCGCCCCCTCCTGACCCCGCCCCCTCACGCCCCCGCCTCCCGCCCCTCGACGAACGAAGAGACCGAGAACATGACCACCCGGCACGACTGGACGACGACCCCCATCACCACCGACATCCTGCGGGGCGCGCTCGACCTGGAGCGGACCGGGCGCGGCATGCTGCCGCACCGGCTGCCCGCGCGGGCACGGCAACAGATTCCCGACGACCATCTGGCCATGGCCGAATCACAGCCCTCCGGGGTGCGACTGGTGTTCCGCACCCGGGCCACCGCCGTCGAGCTGGACGTGGTGGCCACCAAGCGGGTGTATCCAGGTGCGCCGCCGCGCCCGGACGGCGTGTACGAGCTCCTCGTGGACGGCCGCCCCGCTGCCCGGGCCAGTGCCCCCGACGGCGACACGCTCACCGTGGATCTGGCCTCGATGACCTCGCGGACCCGGCCGGGCCCCGTGGAGACGCTCCGGTTCACCGGACTGCCGGACGAGGAGAAGGACGTCGAGATCTGGCTGCCCCACGACGAGACCACGCTCCTGGTCGCCCTGCGCACCGACGCGCCGCTCCGGAACCCCGGGCCGAGCGGCCGGCCGGTCTGGCTGCACCACGGCAGTTCCATCAGCCACGGGTCCAACGCCACCACCCCGACCGGCACCTGGCCCGCTCTGGCCGCGAGCCTCGGCGGAGCCGAGCTGATCAACCTGGGGTTCAGCGGCAGCGCCCTGCTCGACCCGTTCACCGCCCGCGCCATGCGCGACACCCCTGCCGACCTGATCAGCGTCAAGATCGGCATCAACCTCGTCAACGCCGACCTGATGCGGTTGCGCGCGTTCGGCCCGGCGGTCCACGGCTTCCTCGACACCATCCGCGAAGGCCACCCCACCGCACCGCTGCTGGTGGTCTCGCCGATCTGCTGTCCCATCCACGAGACCACTCCGGGCCCCTGCGCCCCGGACTACAGCGCGATGGGCGAGGGACGGCTCCGGTTCGTGGCCATCGGCGACCCCGCCGAGAGCGCCGCCGGGAAGCTGACCCTCACCGTCATCCGTGACGAGCTCGCCCGGATCGTCGCCGAACGAGCCGCCACCGACCCCCATCTGCACTACCTCGACGGCCTCGACCTCTACGGCGAGAGCGACCACGCCGAACTCCCGCTCCCCGACGACCTGCACCCGGACCCCGCCGCCCACCGGCGTATCGCCGAACGCTTCGCCCGCCTCGCCTTCGGCCACGACGGTCCGTTCACGCCGAAGAACCGCTGACGCCGGGGCGGATCCGGCGTGTCACCCCGTTCCCGGGTTCCGGCGGCGGCCGGCCGGGAACGGGGTGACCGGGCGCCGGTTCAGACCGAGGCCGGCGCCTCATGCGTCCGCGTACAGCCGGTTACGGGGCGTCCACCAGGACGCGTCCGTCAGCCGGCACACGCGGGGCGAGGCCGCCCGCGTAGGCGGACTCGACGCGGGACTGCTCGGCCGCGTTCGGTACGGCGTTCTTGCAGCTGGTACCGGCGCTGGATCCCGACATCAGCTGGGAGCAGGGGCCGGGCTTGGTGTCCGGCAGCCCCAGGCTGTGGCCGATCTCGTGAGCGGCGATACGGGTCTTGTCGTGGCCCTGGGCGACCGCCTGGCTGCCCAGCTCCACCCTGACCTGGCCGCCGGGCCGGACCGGGCCGAGGGTGGCCTGCGGCCAGCCGCTGGTGGCCACGATCTGTATCTCGGCACGCGTGCCGGGCGCGGCCTCGACCAGCTTGACGTTGTCGACGGTGGAGTTCCACGAGGCGACCCCTGCCGCGATCTGCGCCTCCCAGCCGCCGGCGCGGCTGTCGTCGTACCGGAGCGTCACCACCGCCGACGCACCCTCCGCCGCCGGGTCCGGCGCGGGAGCGGCCTGTGCGGCCGTAGCCGTGGCCAGGGTGATCGCCGCGGCGACACCGACTGCCTTGAGCCATCTGTATTCCAGCATTGCTGTCCCTTCACTCATGGGGGGCTCGGCTCCGCGCGGAGCCGAGGGAGTGGGAGGGCGGTCGCCGCGAACCGTATGGACGCACGGGGCGGCCGCCGATCCTCCCGGGGCCGGAGAACCTATGCCGCGATCGCAGCTTGATCATGCTCCTGTCATAAAATGAGGCCGGAAACGCACCCTGCCGGGATCTTCGGCCCGGGCCCTTCGTCCCATCGGGTCACCCCCGCGGCCCCGTCGCCCGGCATCGTCGCCATCGGGGGCATGTTCCGTACCCTGAGGGCATGCGCATGCGACCCACCCTGAGCTGGACCTCCACCGAGGAGCCGCTGCCGGGCACCACCGATCTGGACCCGGTCGTCGAGGCGCTGCGCGGTGGCGGTGTGCTGGTCCTGAGCGGTGCGGGCATCTCCACGGAGTCGGGCATCCCCGACTACCGGGGCGAGGGCGGGAGCCTGAGCCGCCACACGCCGATGACCTACCAGGACTTCACCGCCGACGCCGGGGCCCGTCGCCGGTACTGGGCGCGCAGCCATCTCGGCTGGCGTACGTTCGGCCGTGCCCGGCCCAACGCCGGGCACCGGGCCGTGGCCGCGTTCGGGCGGCGGGGGCTGCTCTCGGGTGTGATCACCCAGAACGTCGACGGCCTGCACCAGGCCGCCGGCAGCGCGGACGTCGTGGACCTCCACGGCCGCCTGGACCGGGTCGTCTGCCTGTCGTGCGGCGCCCTCAGCCCGCGCCCCGCGCTGGCGCTCCGGCTGGAGGAGGCCAACGAGGGGTTCGCGCCGGTGGCCGCCTCGATGAACCCGGACGGCGACGCCGACCTCACCGACGAACAGGTCGGGGACTTCCGCGTGGTGCCGTGCGCGGTCTGCGGCGGCGTCCTCAAACCGGACGTGGTGTTCTTCGGCGAGGCCGTGCCCCCGCAGCGGGTCGAGCACTGCCGCGAACTGGTCCGCCGAGCGGGCACCCTGCTGGTCCTGGGCTCCTCGTTGACGGTGATGTCCGGGCTCCGGTTCGTCCGCCAGGCCGAACAGGCCGGAGTGCCGGTTCTGATCGTCAACCGGGACCCGACGCGGGGCGACCGGCACGCCCTGACCCGTGTCGGCCTCCCGCTGGGTGACGCCCTCACCACCGCGGCCCGCCGGCTCGGCGTACCCGTCGACCTCCCGTAAGACCGCGGAGCGGAGCGGGGCAGGAGAGCGCGAGCCTGCGGTTCCATGACTCTGCGCGAGTGCACCATTACCGATATAGGTGCTTATAGACGGTTTTCTGCCCACCCAGTCGGGTACCCCGCAGAGAGGCGGAGCGCACCGTTCCGCCCCTGCCTCAGAACCGTCGTTCTGGAGATTCCATGTCAGAGCAGCGCAAGAGTTCGTTCGCCACCGTCAATCCGTACACCGGGAAAACGCTCGCGGAGTTCCCGGCCATCGAGGGTCGGGAAGTCGACGCGGTGCTGGAGACCGCCGACGGCGCCTTCGACGCGTGGCGGATGCGGCCTGTCGAGGAGCGTGCCGCGCTGGTCGGCCGTGTCGCCGGGCTGATGAGGGAGCGCAAGGAGACCTTGGCGCAACTCATCACCCTGGAGATGGGAAAGCTCATCTCCGAGGCTCGGGGAGAAGTGGATCTCGCCGCCTCCATCCTCGCGTACTACGCGGAACACGGGCCCGGTTTCGCGGCTCGCGAACCCCTCGACGTCGAGGAGGGACAGGCGTACCTCGTCAACGAGCCGCTCGGAGTCCTGCTCGGCGTCATGCCGTGGAACTTCCCGCTCTACCAGGTGGTGCGCTTCGCGGGACCCAACCTGGTCCTGGGCAACACCGTCCTGGTCAAGCACGCCGGGATCTGCCCGCAGTCCGCCCTGGCCCTGGAGGTGCTCTTCCGTGACGCGGGCGCGCCCGAGGGTGTCTACACCAACCTGTTCGTGAGCCACGAGGAGATCTCGCGCATCATCGACAGTCCGGTGGTCAAGGGCGCGTCGCTGACCGGAAGCGAACGCGCGGGGGCCCAGGTCGCCGAGCGGGCCGGGCGGAACATGAAGCCCAGCCTGCTGGAGCTGGGCGGCAGTGATGTCTTCATCGTCCTCGACGGTGAGGGGCTGGAGCGTACGGTCGGCGCCGCGGTGGCCGGCCGGATGGCCAACACCGGGCAGAGCTGCGTGGCGTCGAAGCGGTTCATCGTGCTGGCGGACGTCTACGACGACTTCGTGGAGCGCATGCGACGCGCCTTCGAGGCCCTGGAGCCCGGCGACCCGGCCGACGAGGCGACGACGCTGGGGCCGCTCTCGTCCGAACGGGCCGCCACCGACCTGGTCGAGCAGATCCGCGAGACAGTGGAGCAGGGAGCCGAGCTGCTGACCGGCGGCGACCGGATCGACCGTCCCGGAGCCTTCGTCCGGCCGACGATCCTCACCGGCGTCAAGCCGGGAATGCGCGCGTACGCGGAAGAACTGTTCGGCCCGGCCGCGGTGATCTACCGGGCCGAGGACGAGGACGAAGCCGTCGCGCTCGCCAACGACAGCCAGTACGGGCTGGGCGGATCCGTCTTCTGCGCCGATGTGGAGCGGGGCCGCCGGGTGGCCGAGCGGGTGGAGACCGGCATGGTCTGGGTCAACCACCCCACGTCGACCCAGCCCGATCTGCCGTTCGGCGGGATCAAGCGGTCCGGCTACGGCCGGGAGCTGTCGCAGCTCGGTATGCGGGAGTTCGTCAACCGCAAGCTCGTCCGGGTGCTGCCGCCCGACGCCGAACTCCGCGGCATCGCCGGCTGAGCGGCGGCCCCGCCCCCACCCCCGTACATCTCGCACCGCCTTCCGAGGCCTCGACACAGCAAGGAGCAACCGTGCCCTCAGTACCCTCCATCACGCTCAACAACGGTGTGAAGATCCCCCAGCTCGGCTTCGGGACCTTCCAGATCCCGCCGGACGAAACCTGTGAGACCACGCTCGCCGCCCTGGAGACCGGCTACCGGCACATCGACACGGCGCAGATGTACGGCAACGAGAAGGAGGTCGGCCAGGCGGTCCGCGAATCGGGACTCGACCGCGCCGACGTCTTCGTGACGAGCAAGCTGAACAACGGCGCGCACGCACCCGAGGAGGCGCTCCGGGCGTTCGACCGGTCCATGGAGGAACTGGACCTCGGCCACCTGGACCTCTTCCTCATCCACTGGCCCCTGCCGGGGGGCCCGGGGGACTTCGTGGAGACGTGGAAGGCCCTGGAGGAGATCTACCGGTCCGGACGCGTCAAGGCGATCGGGGTCTCCAACTTCCAGGAGAACCACCTGCGGCGGCTGCTGGACAACAGCACGGTGGTGCCCGCCGTCAACCAGATCGAGGTGCACCCGTATCTCACGCAGGATGCCCTGCGCGCCTTCGGGGCGGAGCACGGCATCGCCACGGAGGCGTGGTCGCCGATCGCCCAGGGCAAGGTGCTCTCGGACCCGACGATCACGCGCATCGCCGAGCGGCTGGGCAGGACCCCGGCCCAGGTGGTGCTGCGGTGGCATCTGCAGCGTGGGGACATCGTGTTCCCCAAGTCCGTGACACTGAAGCGCATCCAGGACAACTTCGCACTCTTCGACTTCGAGCTCACCGGAGGGGACGTCGGCGAGATCGCCGCCCTCAACCGGGACGAGCGCACCGGGTTCGACCCGGATACGTTCAACGGCTGAGCCGACCGAGCGGGGCCCGGCCAGGGAGGTGCCCCCGGGCCGGGCCGCCCCGCCTCAAGCGGGGCGGCCCACCTACCGCGCGAACTCCCTCAGCTCCTCCGCCAGCGAGCTGATCGCCGCGGGATTGCGCGGGCTCTCGACCAGGTCGACGTAGTCGAGTACCACGATCCGGTCATTCTTGATCGCGGACACGCCGGCGAGCGGCTTGTAGGACTTCAGGAACCTCCGCTTCTCGTCCGCTCCGGTGTCCCCGTAGTTGTTGATGACGATGACCTCGGGATCGCGGTCGACCACGGTCTCCCAGCCCACCGTCGTCCAGCTGTCCTCGAGGTCCTTCATGATGTGGTCGCCGCCGGCCTTGGTGATGATGTCGTGCGGTCCGGCGTACGCGCCCGAGGTCAGCGGCTTGTCCTTCCCGTCGTCGTACAGGAAGACGCGGAGGCGGTCACTGCCCTTGGCCGCCTCCGCCCGTACGTCGGCGACCTCCTCGCGGAACGATGTGATGAGGGTGTCCGCCCGCTCCTCGACGTCGAAGATCTTTCCGAGGTTCCGCAGGTCGGTGTAGAGCGCTTCGAGCGGGGGCATCACTCCGCGGGCCTTGCCCCGCCCGTTGCGGCACGACTCGCTGAGCAGATAGGAGTCGATGCCCACGCGCTCCAGTTCGGCGGGGGTGAAACCCTCACCCTCGTTGAATCCGTAGTTCCAGCCGGCGAAGACCAGGTCGGCGCGGGCATCGAGCACCAACTCCTTGTTGATCCGCTCCTTGGAGAGCCACTTGGTCTTCTTGTAGCCGTCCTTCCAGGGGACGGACGTCATGTCGCCCTTGTCGTCGGGCATGACGTACCCGGCCATGTGGTCCTCGAGCCCGAGCGCGAACATGATCTCGGTGATGCCGGTGTCGTTGGTGACGACGCGTTGCGGGGCCTTGTCGTACGTCTTCTTCTCCCCGCAGTTCTCGACGGTCACCGGGTAGTGGCGACCGGCTCCGGACGCGCCGGTCTTCCCGTCGGCCTGTGAGGTGACGTCCGCTCCGCAGCCGGCGAGGGCCAGGGCGGCCGCGAGCACGAGGGCCGCGGGACGCAGGGGGTTGGGCATGGTGATCGAGGCTCCTTCAGGAGGTGGGGCGGGCAGGGGGAAGGTCGAAGAGCAGTTGGAGCGCGCCGGTCTCCGGATGTGCGACACGGTGCGCCCGTACGCCGAAGACGTCGGCCAGCAGCTCGGTGGTCAGGACCGCGTGCGGGGCCCCGGAGGCGACGATCCGCCCGCTGTCGATGACGTGGACCAGGTCGCAGTGCAGGGCCGCCAGATTCAGGTCGTGCAGGGCGGTGAGCACGGTCAGGCCACTGCCGCGGACCAGGGCGAGGACTTCCAACTGGTGGGCGATGTCCAGGTGGTTGGTGGGTTCGTCGAGCACCAGGACCCGGGGCCGCTGGGCGAGGGCGCGGGCGATCAG from Streptomyces sp. CA-278952 carries:
- a CDS encoding FBP domain-containing protein, yielding MKPLTEQEIRTAFVNCTKGEAKRLSVPRDLADRPWADLDFLGWRDPQAPDRAYLVLASGEGPVGIQLRSSDAGSWQTRRSMCSLCVTVHTGGVSLLVAPRAGKAGQQGNSVGAYMCSDLACSLYVRGKKDAGVGSRLRESLTLEQQIERTVVNVEAFIARVTA
- a CDS encoding aldo/keto reductase, producing the protein MPSVPSITLNNGVKIPQLGFGTFQIPPDETCETTLAALETGYRHIDTAQMYGNEKEVGQAVRESGLDRADVFVTSKLNNGAHAPEEALRAFDRSMEELDLGHLDLFLIHWPLPGGPGDFVETWKALEEIYRSGRVKAIGVSNFQENHLRRLLDNSTVVPAVNQIEVHPYLTQDALRAFGAEHGIATEAWSPIAQGKVLSDPTITRIAERLGRTPAQVVLRWHLQRGDIVFPKSVTLKRIQDNFALFDFELTGGDVGEIAALNRDERTGFDPDTFNG
- a CDS encoding cytochrome P450; translated protein: MTQSTTEPARQDPALTSPSIQPTSATPFPQDRECPYHPPAGYEPLRAERPLSRVTLFDGRPVWAVTGHALARRLLADPRLSTDRTHPDFPVPAERFAQVQRRRVALLGVDDPEHNAQRRMLIPSFSVKRIAALRPRIQETVDGLLDAMERQGPPSELVADFALPVPSMVICALLGVPYADHEFFEGCSRRLLRGPGAADVDKARIELEGYLGALIDRKRGEPGEGLLDELIHRDHPDGPVDRDDLVSFAVILLVAGHETTANMISLGTFTLLRHPGQLAALRSGETTTAAVVEELLRFLSIADGLQRLATEDIEVDGTTIREGEGVFFSTSLINRDTEVYENPETLDWDRTSRHHLAFGFGVHQCLGQNLARTELDIALRTLFERLPALRLAVPAHEIQHKPGDTIQGLLELPVAW
- a CDS encoding snapalysin family zinc-dependent metalloprotease, with the translated sequence MLEYRWLKAVGVAAAITLATATAAQAAPAPDPAAEGASAVVTLRYDDSRAGGWEAQIAAGVASWNSTVDNVKLVEAAPGTRAEIQIVATSGWPQATLGPVRPGGQVRVELGSQAVAQGHDKTRIAAHEIGHSLGLPDTKPGPCSQLMSGSSAGTSCKNAVPNAAEQSRVESAYAGGLAPRVPADGRVLVDAP
- a CDS encoding GDSL-type esterase/lipase family protein, which gives rise to MTTRHDWTTTPITTDILRGALDLERTGRGMLPHRLPARARQQIPDDHLAMAESQPSGVRLVFRTRATAVELDVVATKRVYPGAPPRPDGVYELLVDGRPAARASAPDGDTLTVDLASMTSRTRPGPVETLRFTGLPDEEKDVEIWLPHDETTLLVALRTDAPLRNPGPSGRPVWLHHGSSISHGSNATTPTGTWPALAASLGGAELINLGFSGSALLDPFTARAMRDTPADLISVKIGINLVNADLMRLRAFGPAVHGFLDTIREGHPTAPLLVVSPICCPIHETTPGPCAPDYSAMGEGRLRFVAIGDPAESAAGKLTLTVIRDELARIVAERAATDPHLHYLDGLDLYGESDHAELPLPDDLHPDPAAHRRIAERFARLAFGHDGPFTPKNR
- a CDS encoding NAD-dependent protein deacetylase, with translation MRMRPTLSWTSTEEPLPGTTDLDPVVEALRGGGVLVLSGAGISTESGIPDYRGEGGSLSRHTPMTYQDFTADAGARRRYWARSHLGWRTFGRARPNAGHRAVAAFGRRGLLSGVITQNVDGLHQAAGSADVVDLHGRLDRVVCLSCGALSPRPALALRLEEANEGFAPVAASMNPDGDADLTDEQVGDFRVVPCAVCGGVLKPDVVFFGEAVPPQRVEHCRELVRRAGTLLVLGSSLTVMSGLRFVRQAEQAGVPVLIVNRDPTRGDRHALTRVGLPLGDALTTAARRLGVPVDLP
- a CDS encoding NAD-dependent succinate-semialdehyde dehydrogenase, which produces MSEQRKSSFATVNPYTGKTLAEFPAIEGREVDAVLETADGAFDAWRMRPVEERAALVGRVAGLMRERKETLAQLITLEMGKLISEARGEVDLAASILAYYAEHGPGFAAREPLDVEEGQAYLVNEPLGVLLGVMPWNFPLYQVVRFAGPNLVLGNTVLVKHAGICPQSALALEVLFRDAGAPEGVYTNLFVSHEEISRIIDSPVVKGASLTGSERAGAQVAERAGRNMKPSLLELGGSDVFIVLDGEGLERTVGAAVAGRMANTGQSCVASKRFIVLADVYDDFVERMRRAFEALEPGDPADEATTLGPLSSERAATDLVEQIRETVEQGAELLTGGDRIDRPGAFVRPTILTGVKPGMRAYAEELFGPAAVIYRAEDEDEAVALANDSQYGLGGSVFCADVERGRRVAERVETGMVWVNHPTSTQPDLPFGGIKRSGYGRELSQLGMREFVNRKLVRVLPPDAELRGIAG
- a CDS encoding TetR/AcrR family transcriptional regulator; translated protein: MARAGVAAERVVRAGAELADEIGFEQVTPSELARKLGIRTASLYSHVKNAHDLKTKIALLALEELADQASAALAGRAGRDALGAFANAYRDYALQHPGRFAAAGFRLDADAAAASAGVQHSRMMRAILRGYELTELQQTHAVRLLGSVFSGYVGLETAGGFRHSSPDSQESWTEILDALDSLLRSWPAPPDPAPS
- a CDS encoding ABC transporter substrate-binding protein, with product MPNPLRPAALVLAAALALAGCGADVTSQADGKTGASGAGRHYPVTVENCGEKKTYDKAPQRVVTNDTGITEIMFALGLEDHMAGYVMPDDKGDMTSVPWKDGYKKTKWLSKERINKELVLDARADLVFAGWNYGFNEGEGFTPAELERVGIDSYLLSESCRNGRGKARGVMPPLEALYTDLRNLGKIFDVEERADTLITSFREEVADVRAEAAKGSDRLRVFLYDDGKDKPLTSGAYAGPHDIITKAGGDHIMKDLEDSWTTVGWETVVDRDPEVIVINNYGDTGADEKRRFLKSYKPLAGVSAIKNDRIVVLDYVDLVESPRNPAAISSLAEELREFAR